A stretch of the Massilia varians genome encodes the following:
- a CDS encoding MFS transporter gives MNASPSYGVTPPRIRRRQNIALVLLVVTGVINYLDRATLAVANEFIRTDLGLSLGQMGLLLSAFSWSYALCQLPVGALVDKIGPRWLLGAGLVLWSLAQAAGGLVSTFGWFVLARVVLGIGEAPQFPAAARVVSNWFPIKARGTPTGIYNSASPLGFALAPLCLSPLIAATSWHWAFFVTGALGIVAAVVWVMLYRDPAREQMSAEELAYLDEGQRVEEAPKAGFSSWLALFRHRATWGMLLGFFGSVYLNWVYLTWLPGYLRTERNMDLAYVGVAATIPFLCGFAGALVAGWASDQITQRASSVLAGRRTAVVIAMLGMVAFTIPAALVESNTLAIACISVVIFLANAASACSWSLVTVVAPRSRIASLGAIQNFGGFIGSALAPIFTGYMAQAWSFVPALLAGAGIAFLSAMLYQFLVVRPIPEQEPETGA, from the coding sequence ATGAATGCTTCCCCTTCCTATGGAGTTACACCTCCACGCATCCGTCGCCGTCAGAACATCGCACTGGTCCTCCTGGTCGTTACTGGCGTCATTAACTACCTCGACCGTGCAACACTTGCCGTCGCCAATGAATTCATTCGCACCGACCTCGGCCTCTCGCTTGGCCAGATGGGTTTACTGTTGTCGGCCTTCTCCTGGAGCTATGCGCTTTGCCAGCTCCCTGTTGGCGCCCTGGTCGACAAGATTGGCCCGCGCTGGCTGCTCGGCGCGGGCTTGGTGCTGTGGTCGCTGGCACAAGCTGCGGGCGGCCTGGTCTCGACCTTCGGCTGGTTCGTGCTTGCCCGGGTCGTGCTCGGTATCGGCGAGGCGCCACAGTTCCCGGCGGCGGCGCGTGTCGTGAGCAATTGGTTCCCCATCAAGGCACGCGGTACGCCGACGGGCATCTACAACTCGGCGTCCCCATTGGGTTTTGCACTGGCACCACTGTGCCTGTCGCCCCTGATCGCCGCCACCAGCTGGCACTGGGCATTCTTCGTTACCGGCGCACTCGGCATCGTGGCGGCGGTCGTCTGGGTGATGCTGTATCGCGACCCGGCGCGCGAGCAGATGTCCGCGGAGGAGCTGGCTTATCTGGATGAAGGCCAGAGGGTGGAAGAGGCGCCGAAAGCGGGCTTCTCCTCTTGGCTCGCCCTGTTCCGGCACCGTGCAACCTGGGGCATGCTGCTCGGCTTCTTTGGATCGGTCTATCTCAATTGGGTTTACCTGACCTGGCTGCCCGGTTACCTGCGCACAGAGCGCAACATGGACCTTGCCTACGTCGGCGTGGCGGCAACCATTCCCTTCCTGTGCGGCTTCGCCGGCGCTTTGGTGGCCGGTTGGGCCTCCGACCAGATCACACAGCGTGCCTCATCGGTGCTGGCCGGCCGCCGCACGGCGGTCGTGATCGCCATGCTTGGCATGGTAGCGTTCACGATTCCTGCGGCACTGGTCGAGAGCAATACCTTGGCTATTGCCTGTATTTCGGTGGTCATCTTCCTGGCCAATGCTGCCTCGGCTTGTTCCTGGTCGCTGGTCACGGTCGTGGCGCCGCGCAGCCGTATCGCTTCGTTGGGCGCGATCCAGAACTTCGGCGGTTTCATCGGCAGCGCATTGGCACCGATCTTCACCGGCTATATGGCGCAAGCCTGGTCCTTCGTGCCGGCCTTGCTGGCAGGCGCCGGCATTGCCTTCCTCAGCGCGATGTTGTACCAGTTCCTCGTTGTGCGACCAATTCCAGAGCAGGAGCCAGAGACCGGAGCGTAG
- the dnaA gene encoding chromosomal replication initiator protein DnaA, producing the protein MENFWQTCSAQLELELTPQQYSAWIKSLVVLDYEDGKLRIAAPNRFKLDWVKTQFATRITELACQYWEAPVEVQFVLDPKNNPARKPAGPAAAAGDGSASGNGAPRPADPAPSQGNVNIANSPKREQSRINTDLTFESFVTGKANQLARAAAIQVANNPGVSYNPLFFYGGVGLGKTHLIHAIGNQVMADNPNARIRYIHAEQYVRDVVTAYQRKGFDDFKHYYHSLDMLLIDDIQFFGGKSRTQEEFFYAFEALIAAKKQIIITSDTYPKEITGMDDRLISRFDSGLTVAIEPPELEMRVAILLKKAQSENVTLSDDVAFFVAKHLRSNVRELEGALRKILAYSRFHGKDITIDVVKEALKDLLSVQNRQISVENIQKTVADFFNIKVADMYSKRRPANIARPRQIAMYLAKELTQKSLPEIGELFGGRDHTTVLHAVRKIAQDRQKNAECNHELHVLEQTLKG; encoded by the coding sequence ATGGAAAACTTTTGGCAGACCTGTTCCGCGCAGCTGGAACTCGAGCTGACGCCGCAGCAATACAGTGCGTGGATCAAATCGCTGGTCGTCCTCGATTACGAGGATGGCAAGCTGCGCATCGCCGCGCCGAACCGGTTCAAGCTCGACTGGGTCAAGACCCAGTTCGCCACGCGCATCACCGAGCTCGCCTGCCAGTACTGGGAAGCGCCGGTGGAAGTGCAGTTCGTGCTCGATCCGAAGAACAACCCGGCCAGGAAGCCGGCGGGTCCTGCCGCTGCTGCCGGCGACGGCAGCGCCAGCGGCAACGGCGCCCCGCGCCCTGCCGATCCGGCGCCGAGCCAGGGCAACGTGAACATCGCCAACTCGCCCAAGCGCGAGCAGAGCCGCATCAACACCGACCTGACCTTCGAGAGCTTCGTCACCGGTAAGGCCAACCAGCTGGCGCGCGCCGCCGCGATCCAGGTCGCCAACAACCCGGGCGTGTCGTACAACCCGCTGTTCTTCTACGGCGGCGTCGGCCTCGGTAAGACCCACCTGATCCATGCGATCGGCAACCAGGTCATGGCCGACAACCCGAACGCGCGCATCCGCTACATCCACGCCGAGCAGTACGTGCGCGACGTCGTCACCGCCTACCAGCGCAAGGGCTTCGACGACTTCAAGCACTACTACCACTCGCTGGACATGCTGCTGATCGACGATATCCAGTTCTTCGGCGGCAAGAGCCGCACGCAGGAAGAATTCTTCTATGCGTTCGAAGCGCTAATCGCCGCCAAGAAGCAGATCATCATCACCTCGGATACCTATCCGAAAGAGATCACCGGCATGGACGACCGCCTGATCTCGCGCTTCGACTCCGGCCTGACGGTGGCGATCGAGCCGCCGGAGCTGGAAATGCGCGTGGCGATTCTGCTCAAAAAAGCGCAGTCCGAGAACGTGACCCTGTCGGACGACGTCGCCTTCTTCGTGGCCAAGCACCTGCGCTCCAACGTGCGCGAGCTGGAAGGCGCGCTGCGCAAGATCCTGGCCTACTCGCGCTTCCACGGCAAGGACATCACCATCGACGTGGTGAAGGAAGCCCTGAAAGACCTGCTGTCGGTGCAGAACCGCCAGATCTCGGTGGAGAACATCCAGAAGACGGTGGCGGACTTCTTCAACATCAAGGTGGCGGACATGTACTCCAAGCGCCGGCCGGCGAACATCGCCCGTCCGCGCCAGATCGCCATGTACCTGGCCAAGGAGCTGACCCAGAAGAGCCTGCCGGAGATCGGCGAGCTGTTCGGCGGCCGCGACCACACCACCGTGCTGCACGCGGTGCGCAAGATCGCCCAGGACCGCCAGAAGAACGCCGAGTGCAACCATGAGCTGCACGTGCTGGAGCAGACGCTGAAAGGTTAA
- a CDS encoding HNH endonuclease has translation MRDPAVKAWVLQAANGHCEACGSPAPFIGTDGLPYLEVHHVMPLSSHGSDRTTNAVALCPNCHRRCHHSMDRDEFRIMLYERIPRLILEVPEPHDHAAAEPMPSEVNSALSQAMPSSSG, from the coding sequence GTGCGCGATCCCGCGGTCAAGGCATGGGTTCTCCAAGCAGCTAACGGCCACTGCGAAGCTTGCGGCAGCCCAGCGCCATTTATCGGAACCGATGGCTTGCCATATCTCGAAGTCCACCACGTCATGCCGTTGTCGAGTCACGGTTCGGATAGGACGACAAACGCTGTTGCGCTTTGTCCAAACTGCCACCGCCGCTGTCATCATTCGATGGATCGGGATGAATTCAGAATCATGCTATATGAGCGAATTCCACGCCTGATTCTCGAGGTTCCCGAACCACATGACCATGCCGCCGCAGAGCCAATGCCTTCGGAAGTCAATTCGGCTCTTTCGCAAGCAATGCCATCGTCCTCCGGCTGA
- the dnaN gene encoding DNA polymerase III subunit beta — translation MQLVKTTRDTLLRPLQIVSGIVERRHTMPILANILIRKDGESVSFLSTDTEVQITTLANIGSGDDVTGTTVAARKLLDILRALPESGDVTMTLQNKRLAVQSGKSRFALQTLAAEEFPTVSVADSYNASVTLPQKTLKHLFNMVHFAMAQQDIRYYLNGLLLVLDGNNIIAVATDGHRLAFCQVATEQAFERQEVIIPRKTIIELQRLLEESDEEVRLDIAASQVKLTFADIELVSKLVEGKFPDYTRVIPKGYKNEFTIGRDELLRSLQRAAIMTSDKFKGVRCIIEPGVMKISSTNADQEEAVEELEIDYGGDTIDIGFNVTYLLDVLNNLKCDQVNIALGDSNSSALISIPDNGDFKYVVMPMRI, via the coding sequence ATGCAACTGGTCAAAACCACCCGAGACACGCTTCTCCGGCCACTGCAGATCGTGAGTGGTATTGTCGAGCGTCGGCACACCATGCCGATTCTGGCCAATATCCTCATTCGCAAGGACGGCGAAAGCGTCTCGTTCCTCTCGACCGACACCGAAGTCCAGATCACCACGCTCGCCAACATCGGCTCGGGCGACGACGTGACCGGCACCACGGTGGCGGCGCGCAAGCTGCTGGACATCCTGCGCGCGCTGCCGGAGTCGGGCGATGTCACCATGACCCTGCAGAACAAGCGCCTGGCCGTCCAGAGCGGCAAGTCGCGCTTCGCCCTGCAGACCCTGGCCGCGGAAGAATTCCCGACCGTGTCGGTGGCCGACAGCTACAACGCCAGCGTCACCCTGCCGCAGAAGACGCTGAAGCACCTGTTCAACATGGTGCACTTCGCGATGGCCCAGCAGGACATCCGCTACTACCTGAACGGCCTGCTGTTGGTGCTGGACGGTAACAATATCATCGCCGTCGCCACCGACGGCCACCGCCTGGCCTTCTGCCAGGTGGCCACCGAGCAGGCCTTCGAGCGCCAGGAAGTGATCATCCCGCGCAAGACCATCATCGAACTGCAGCGCCTGCTGGAAGAAAGCGATGAGGAGGTGCGCCTGGATATCGCCGCCTCGCAGGTGAAGCTGACCTTCGCCGACATCGAGCTGGTCTCGAAGCTGGTCGAGGGCAAGTTCCCTGACTACACCCGCGTGATCCCGAAGGGCTACAAGAACGAGTTCACGATCGGCCGTGACGAGCTGCTGCGTTCGCTGCAGCGCGCCGCGATCATGACCAGCGACAAGTTCAAGGGCGTGCGCTGCATCATCGAGCCGGGCGTCATGAAGATCAGCTCGACCAATGCCGACCAGGAAGAAGCGGTCGAAGAACTCGAGATCGACTACGGCGGCGACACCATCGACATCGGTTTCAATGTCACCTACCTGCTCGACGTGCTCAACAACCTGAAGTGCGACCAGGTGAACATCGCGCTGGGCGATTCGAACTCGTCGGCGCTGATCTCGATTCCCGACAATGGCGACTTCAAGTACGTCGTCATGCCGATGCGGATTTAA
- a CDS encoding IS256 family transposase has translation MTTKKPKKQKAAYPFPVELIDQLLAQVENKDAESILGEAGLAGQLKKMLAERMLSAELSHHLASEGEGSKNHRNGSSPKKVLTPGGELHLDIPRDRLSSFEPKLVAKHQRRMTGFDDHVISMYARGMSVREIQGHLLELYGTDVSPDLISTITDEVLEEVNQWQQRPLEAMYPIVYFDALRLKIRDEGTVKNKAVYLALGIRADGRKEVLGLWIEQTEGAKFWLKVFNELKNRGLEDILIAVVDGLRGFPEAIEAVYPQAQIQTCIVHLIRNSTTLAAWKDRKELAAALKPVYQAANADLAEAALDAFAAGPWGTRFPTVAAMWRRQWQQVIPFFAYPPEVRTIIYTTNAIESLHMRLRKIVKNRGHFPSDEAATKLLFLALRNIEKDWKMPQRTWKQAANQFAIMFGERFTNAIT, from the coding sequence ATGACCACCAAAAAGCCCAAGAAACAGAAAGCCGCATACCCATTCCCGGTCGAGCTGATCGACCAGTTGCTCGCCCAGGTCGAGAACAAGGACGCCGAATCGATCCTCGGTGAAGCTGGCCTGGCCGGACAGCTCAAGAAGATGCTGGCCGAGCGCATGCTGTCGGCCGAGCTGAGCCATCACCTGGCCAGCGAGGGCGAAGGCAGCAAGAATCACCGTAACGGCAGCAGTCCGAAGAAGGTGCTGACACCGGGCGGCGAACTCCATCTGGACATTCCACGTGATCGCCTGTCGAGCTTCGAGCCCAAGCTGGTGGCCAAGCACCAGCGCCGGATGACGGGCTTTGACGATCACGTCATCAGCATGTACGCGCGCGGCATGAGCGTGCGCGAAATCCAGGGGCATTTGTTGGAGCTGTACGGTACCGACGTCTCGCCAGACCTGATCTCGACCATCACCGACGAGGTTCTCGAAGAGGTCAATCAATGGCAGCAGCGGCCACTCGAAGCGATGTACCCGATCGTCTATTTCGACGCGCTGCGCCTGAAAATCCGGGACGAAGGCACCGTCAAGAACAAGGCCGTCTACCTGGCCTTGGGCATTCGTGCCGATGGCCGCAAGGAGGTGCTGGGCCTGTGGATCGAGCAAACGGAAGGAGCCAAGTTTTGGCTGAAGGTTTTCAACGAACTGAAGAACCGAGGACTGGAGGACATCCTGATCGCCGTCGTCGACGGCCTGCGCGGCTTCCCTGAGGCCATCGAGGCGGTATACCCGCAAGCGCAGATTCAGACCTGCATCGTACACCTGATTCGCAACTCGACAACGCTGGCAGCGTGGAAGGACCGCAAGGAGCTGGCGGCGGCCCTGAAGCCCGTCTACCAGGCTGCCAATGCTGACTTGGCTGAAGCGGCGCTTGACGCGTTCGCGGCCGGGCCATGGGGCACCAGATTTCCGACGGTGGCAGCGATGTGGCGCCGCCAGTGGCAGCAGGTAATTCCCTTCTTCGCCTATCCGCCGGAAGTGCGCACCATCATCTACACGACCAATGCCATCGAGAGCTTGCATATGCGCCTGCGAAAGATCGTCAAGAACCGCGGCCACTTCCCCAGCGACGAAGCAGCAACCAAATTGTTGTTTCTGGCCTTGCGCAATATCGAGAAAGATTGGAAGATGCCGCAGCGTACCTGGAAACAGGCTGCCAATCAGTTCGCCATTATGTTCGGCGAGCGCTTCACGAACGCAATTACCTAA
- a CDS encoding NMCC_0638 family (lipo)protein: MVSTIAIAAPEQQAAAFMNIYSTHCLKYLHDFDGLRKQLSSFPQLPAEAAAVFLQGAKGNAWSVPSQHGQFIMVVHSDKNLCALYAKTVPAATVQAMFEKTVGKAPEPFRSERKRNTSEKGPDGVKSTVAYEWSTDKSPRKPLFALTTTTSKNSVAQGVATAAIGH, from the coding sequence TTGGTTTCCACAATCGCCATCGCCGCGCCCGAACAGCAGGCCGCGGCCTTCATGAATATCTACTCGACGCACTGCCTGAAGTACCTGCACGACTTCGACGGCCTGCGCAAGCAGCTATCAAGCTTCCCCCAGCTGCCCGCCGAGGCCGCGGCCGTGTTCCTGCAGGGCGCCAAGGGCAATGCCTGGTCGGTGCCGAGCCAGCACGGCCAGTTCATCATGGTCGTCCATTCGGACAAGAACCTGTGCGCGCTGTACGCCAAGACGGTGCCGGCCGCGACGGTGCAGGCGATGTTCGAAAAGACGGTGGGCAAGGCGCCCGAGCCTTTCCGCAGCGAGCGCAAGCGCAATACCTCGGAAAAGGGGCCGGACGGCGTCAAGAGCACCGTCGCCTATGAATGGAGCACGGACAAGTCGCCGCGCAAGCCGCTGTTCGCGCTCACCACCACCACCAGCAAGAACAGCGTGGCACAGGGCGTCGCCACCGCGGCGATCGGCCACTAA
- a CDS encoding flavin reductase family protein, with protein sequence MARTYTKQDVPLEKIRRYLEPGPIVLVSSCWEGRRNIMTMGWHIVMEFSPSLVGCVIASSNHSFEMVRQNRECVINLPTTALLDAVVGIGTTSGSEVDKFERFGLTPEAVEGVAAPAIRECHAHFACRLHDDSLVDKYNFFIWEVVAARAAKTPKHPETVHYTGEGVFMVAGEVVSRRTMALLAKEPN encoded by the coding sequence ATGGCACGGACCTATACGAAACAGGATGTCCCGCTGGAAAAGATCCGCCGTTATTTGGAGCCGGGACCGATCGTGCTCGTCAGCTCATGCTGGGAAGGCCGGCGCAACATCATGACCATGGGCTGGCACATCGTGATGGAGTTCTCTCCCTCCCTGGTGGGCTGCGTGATCGCATCAAGCAACCATAGCTTCGAGATGGTGCGGCAAAACCGCGAGTGCGTCATCAACCTGCCGACCACGGCGCTGCTGGATGCGGTGGTGGGGATCGGCACCACGTCTGGCAGCGAGGTCGACAAGTTTGAGCGTTTCGGCTTGACGCCAGAGGCGGTGGAGGGCGTTGCTGCACCGGCCATTCGAGAATGTCACGCCCACTTCGCTTGCCGGCTGCATGACGACAGCCTGGTGGACAAGTACAACTTCTTCATCTGGGAAGTGGTCGCAGCGCGGGCGGCGAAGACGCCGAAACATCCCGAGACCGTGCATTACACGGGCGAGGGTGTGTTCATGGTGGCAGGCGAGGTGGTCAGCCGGAGGACGATGGCATTGCTTGCGAAAGAGCCGAATTGA
- a CDS encoding ATP-binding domain-containing protein, which produces MAHIHPAGWREMSVTGSAAREIETLTLLEKRLSDTPYEIYHGVHWTNVEHGFSAYGDIDFIIVAPNGRLLLIEQIAGFLNESKDGLVKNYQGKPRKIRHQILHTIEGFAKRYQGELSIDYLLYCPDYIVKDPQQAGIDPSHIIDATTKGRLGAKIREILPLTARTEEFDRVTRYLGDTLSLRPDPSSMIGCATSMVTRLSGGLATWARRLEFSPFRLRVVGTAGSGKTQLALAEYTAAIDAGLRPLYVCFNRPLADHIERLVPAGGRVANFHELCDAWLRAQGRTPDYGAPTVWAEIEGALVEADLPETWQYDVVIVDEGQDFTTTWRDIVLRMLKEGGRAIWLEDPDQNLYGKEMVPLPGWVVLHSNTNYRSPREVVQMLGSIGAVSQPVEAGSPFKGADIEELTYPEGDVEAMLSQTRRAVTLCLAAGFGRQDIAICSFRGREKSAILKLDKLSDAHTLRSFTGAYDLFGNPVFREGGLLAESVYRFKGQSAPALIFTEIDFEEMDELTLRKLFVGMTRARLKLVLVMSERASVQFLDRMSGGAQDA; this is translated from the coding sequence ATGGCCCATATCCATCCTGCCGGCTGGCGCGAGATGTCCGTCACCGGGTCTGCCGCGCGTGAAATCGAAACCCTGACGCTCCTCGAGAAGCGCCTCTCGGACACGCCCTACGAGATCTACCACGGCGTCCACTGGACCAACGTCGAGCACGGCTTCTCGGCCTACGGCGACATCGACTTCATCATCGTGGCGCCGAACGGCAGGCTGCTGCTGATCGAGCAGATCGCCGGCTTCCTCAACGAGAGCAAGGATGGCCTGGTCAAGAACTACCAGGGCAAGCCGCGCAAGATCCGCCATCAGATCCTGCACACCATCGAAGGCTTCGCCAAGCGCTACCAGGGCGAGCTGTCGATCGACTACCTGCTGTACTGCCCCGACTACATCGTGAAGGACCCGCAGCAGGCCGGCATCGACCCCAGCCACATCATCGACGCCACCACCAAGGGCCGCCTGGGCGCGAAGATCCGCGAAATCCTGCCGCTCACCGCCCGCACCGAGGAGTTCGACCGGGTCACCCGCTACCTCGGCGACACCCTGAGCCTGCGCCCGGACCCGAGCTCGATGATCGGCTGCGCCACCAGCATGGTCACGCGCCTGTCGGGGGGCCTGGCCACCTGGGCGCGCCGGCTCGAGTTCTCTCCCTTCCGCCTGCGCGTGGTGGGCACCGCCGGCAGCGGCAAGACCCAGCTGGCGCTGGCCGAATACACGGCCGCCATCGATGCCGGCCTGCGCCCGCTCTACGTCTGCTTCAACCGCCCGCTGGCCGACCACATCGAGCGCCTTGTGCCCGCAGGCGGCCGGGTCGCCAACTTCCACGAATTGTGCGACGCCTGGCTGCGCGCCCAGGGCAGGACGCCCGACTACGGCGCGCCCACCGTCTGGGCCGAGATCGAGGGCGCGCTGGTGGAAGCGGACCTGCCCGAGACCTGGCAGTACGACGTCGTCATCGTCGACGAGGGCCAGGATTTCACCACCACCTGGCGCGACATCGTGCTGCGCATGCTCAAGGAGGGCGGCCGCGCCATCTGGCTGGAAGACCCGGACCAGAACCTGTACGGCAAAGAGATGGTGCCGCTGCCCGGCTGGGTGGTGCTGCACTCGAACACCAACTACCGCAGCCCGCGCGAAGTGGTGCAGATGCTGGGCTCGATCGGCGCCGTCAGCCAGCCGGTGGAGGCGGGCAGCCCCTTCAAGGGCGCCGACATCGAGGAGCTCACTTACCCGGAAGGCGACGTCGAGGCCATGCTGTCGCAGACCCGGCGCGCCGTCACTCTGTGCCTGGCCGCGGGCTTCGGGCGCCAGGACATCGCGATCTGCTCCTTCCGCGGGCGCGAAAAGTCGGCCATCCTCAAGCTCGATAAACTGAGCGACGCGCACACCCTGCGCTCCTTCACCGGCGCCTACGACCTGTTCGGCAACCCGGTGTTCCGCGAGGGCGGGCTGCTGGCGGAATCGGTGTACCGCTTCAAGGGCCAGTCGGCGCCGGCGCTGATCTTCACCGAGATCGACTTCGAAGAGATGGACGAACTCACGCTGAGAAAACTGTTCGTCGGCATGACGCGCGCGCGCCTGAAGCTGGTGCTGGTGATGAGCGAGCGTGCTTCGGTGCAGTTCCTTGATCGCATGAGCGGAGGCGCGCAGGACGCTTGA
- the gyrB gene encoding DNA topoisomerase (ATP-hydrolyzing) subunit B has product MSENTQPEMTPAAKADEYGASSIQILEGLEAVRKRPGMYIGDTSDGTGLHHLVFEVLDNSIDEALAGYCTEIHVTIHSDNSISITDNGRGIPTGVKMDDKHEPKRSATEIALTELHAGGKFNQNSYKVSGGLHGVGVSCVNALSKLLRVTVRQKGKIHQLEFSRGVPVDRIIEVVDGVEVSPMKVLGDTDKRGTEVHFWADEEIFTTVEFHYEILSKRIRELSFLNNGVNIKLSDQRTGKEEVFAFEGGTRGFVEYINKAKSVLHPTVFQATGERVSDQGTNISVDVSMQWNDAYNEQVLCFTNNIPQRDGGTHLTGLRAAMTRVINKYIDENEFAKKAKVEISGDDMREGLTCVLSVKVPEPKFSSQTKDKLVSSEVRGPVEEIVAKTLTDFLMEKPNDAKIICGKIVEAARAREAARKARDLTRRKGVMDGLGLSSKLADCQERDPALAELYIVEGDSAGGSAKQGRDRKFQAILPLRGKVLNVEKARFEKMLSSEQITTLIATLGTSIGPDEFNVDKLRYHRIIIMTDADVDGAHIRTLLLTLFYRQMPQLVERGHVYIAQPPLYKVKAGRDERYLKDDVEEASYMMTVALNSASLIPREDAEPISGEALAELVRQYNLSNAIMMRLTRVIDRAALTAITAGVTLDMSTLEKAEASAKAMEAAIKDPAVKVVVRSDELSEKHALRIERMRHGNVNVTSIDADFVQSNDYAVLANAAATFQGLIGEGAIIRRGEGEKMKEFAVRGFHEAMIWLREEAERGVSKQRYKGLGEMNPEQLWETTMDPTVRRLLKVQIEDAIAADQIFTTLMGDEVEPRRNFIETNALQAGNIDV; this is encoded by the coding sequence ATGTCCGAGAATACCCAACCAGAAATGACTCCCGCCGCCAAGGCGGACGAATACGGCGCGTCCTCGATCCAGATCCTGGAAGGCCTGGAAGCGGTGCGCAAGCGCCCGGGCATGTACATTGGCGACACCTCGGACGGCACCGGCCTGCACCACCTGGTGTTCGAGGTGCTCGACAACTCGATCGACGAGGCCCTGGCCGGCTACTGCACCGAGATCCACGTCACCATCCACTCCGACAACTCGATCTCGATCACCGACAACGGCCGCGGCATCCCGACCGGCGTCAAGATGGACGACAAGCACGAGCCGAAGCGCTCGGCAACCGAGATCGCCCTGACGGAACTGCACGCCGGCGGCAAGTTCAACCAGAACTCGTACAAGGTCTCCGGCGGCCTGCACGGCGTCGGCGTCTCGTGCGTGAACGCGCTGTCGAAGCTGCTGCGCGTGACCGTGCGCCAGAAAGGCAAGATCCACCAGCTGGAATTCTCGCGCGGCGTCCCGGTGGACCGCATCATCGAGGTGGTCGACGGCGTGGAAGTCTCGCCGATGAAGGTCCTGGGCGACACCGACAAGCGCGGCACCGAAGTGCACTTCTGGGCCGACGAGGAAATCTTCACCACCGTCGAGTTCCACTACGAGATCCTGAGCAAGCGCATCCGCGAACTCTCGTTCCTGAACAACGGCGTCAACATCAAGCTCTCCGACCAGCGCACCGGCAAGGAAGAAGTGTTCGCCTTCGAAGGCGGCACCCGCGGCTTCGTGGAGTACATCAACAAGGCCAAGTCGGTCCTGCACCCGACCGTGTTCCAGGCCACCGGCGAGCGCGTGTCGGACCAGGGCACCAACATCTCGGTGGACGTGTCGATGCAGTGGAACGACGCCTACAACGAGCAGGTGCTGTGCTTCACCAACAACATCCCGCAGCGCGACGGCGGCACCCACCTGACCGGCCTGCGCGCGGCGATGACGCGCGTGATCAACAAGTACATCGACGAGAACGAATTCGCCAAGAAGGCGAAGGTGGAGATCTCGGGCGACGACATGCGCGAGGGCCTGACCTGCGTGCTGTCCGTCAAAGTGCCGGAGCCGAAGTTCTCGTCGCAGACCAAGGACAAGCTGGTGTCGTCGGAAGTGCGCGGACCGGTCGAGGAGATCGTGGCCAAGACCCTGACCGACTTCCTGATGGAGAAGCCGAACGACGCCAAGATCATCTGCGGCAAGATCGTGGAAGCGGCCCGTGCGCGCGAAGCGGCGCGCAAGGCGCGCGACCTGACCCGCCGCAAGGGCGTGATGGACGGGCTGGGCCTGTCCTCGAAGCTGGCCGACTGCCAGGAACGCGACCCGGCGCTGGCCGAGCTGTACATCGTCGAGGGTGACTCGGCAGGCGGCTCCGCTAAGCAGGGCCGCGACCGCAAGTTCCAGGCCATCCTGCCGCTGCGCGGCAAGGTGCTGAACGTGGAAAAGGCACGCTTCGAGAAGATGCTGTCGTCGGAGCAGATCACCACCCTGATCGCGACCCTGGGCACCTCGATCGGCCCGGACGAATTCAACGTCGACAAGCTGCGCTACCACCGCATCATCATCATGACCGACGCGGACGTCGACGGCGCCCACATCCGCACCCTGCTGCTGACGCTGTTCTACCGCCAGATGCCGCAGCTGGTGGAGCGCGGCCACGTGTACATCGCGCAGCCGCCGCTGTACAAGGTGAAGGCCGGCCGCGACGAGCGCTACCTGAAGGACGACGTCGAAGAAGCGAGCTACATGATGACGGTGGCGCTGAACAGCGCCTCGCTGATCCCGCGCGAAGACGCCGAGCCGATCAGCGGCGAAGCGCTGGCCGAGCTGGTGCGCCAGTACAACCTGTCGAACGCCATCATGATGCGCCTGACCCGCGTGATCGACCGCGCGGCGCTGACCGCGATCACGGCCGGCGTGACGCTGGACATGAGCACGCTGGAGAAGGCCGAGGCCTCGGCCAAGGCGATGGAAGCGGCGATCAAGGATCCGGCCGTGAAGGTGGTCGTGCGTTCGGACGAGCTGTCCGAAAAGCACGCGCTGCGCATCGAGCGCATGCGCCACGGTAACGTGAACGTGACCTCGATCGACGCCGACTTTGTGCAGAGCAACGACTACGCCGTGCTGGCCAATGCGGCCGCCACCTTCCAGGGCCTGATCGGCGAAGGCGCCATCATCCGCCGCGGCGAAGGCGAGAAGATGAAGGAGTTCGCGGTGCGCGGCTTCCACGAAGCCATGATCTGGCTGCGCGAAGAGGCGGAACGCGGTGTTTCGAAACAGCGTTACAAGGGTCTGGGCGAGATGAATCCGGAGCAGCTGTGGGAGACCACGATGGATCCGACCGTGCGCCGCCTGTTGAAGGTGCAGATCGAGGATGCGATTGCGGCTGATCAGATCTTTACCACGCTGATGGGGGATGAAGTCGAACCGCGTCGTAACTTCATTGAGACGAATGCGCTGCAGGCGGGGAATATCGACGTCTAA